One window from the genome of Calliopsis andreniformis isolate RMS-2024a chromosome 12, iyCalAndr_principal, whole genome shotgun sequence encodes:
- the Nup188 gene encoding nuclear pore complex protein Nup188, giving the protein MEVPTVEILPYCKELWVLISDTVCRCEKQLVEDEIKKETELLKEGLLFFKPYTDASLQNIPKNDPSPRMYELISKLAPLLNLDATITWDLVCNFIKYEYRNCTETFASQLIDFTSMKALIDDIWNFYYSERMTLIKCLKLMVEYKDKEHRYQKEFAKFFDDVLFGTLLESIRKQIEMLKTINPPVRSQLCTEEYLHRLYNSSLIEMRELLHILTVIIHDIHIADSEFMKLYESVGGEPRRLASTKSHEDKKAIARKIKDIQHSQAALFLVALDVRKHVDMEDWVKNVRKTMQETFEHKCVRDNFPQDGPLFLSWMLANYAIDSENIDTLNRFKPFGIKAIQLNVFQYLQDLMNSEMICEKTYYAEIVHSSVYNLLTLVCAFVDEDKLSALNGIFDAVAATIQFPETAVRFWEERDDGLWLIYKFAAEQFPYEFESLTNIAIGLANASETSAKNIAAELDNLQSLTLEVPRQRDQNKPLKPYERECTIHKNSYTISEDCFRENIRILSSEHEVVIFRQKASYWNALHHKMEQLFSQAGGGIMNITEMNKNLPENVSQGLKLLKTLIKYIGIPQSMVIPTELSFEIINRFSYPVLPEEKLYIYKIVAVCISISSELVFEYPEEILSRMRAGVYPRFNNRYQKSLDFAEAVSFDGGIIASWLSAIETIAHSYPILNAYLDILSKYLIRKYNEEALYTVEIPGMVFLLQGVLPKLDSWYFDSDAERIDLWLKSMFCLHRALECSLPKEDIRIELQLVVAYSLLYLEPRHALLKLIRTGERTLHNKMMAETDWIRGKGFKAIKSVQLALSVVNRLLIFRKSLGLGDRSPLEAALYSSPRVPNGLLIVPTIVNYLYVWFSPPLQAMAVRLLKKFAEGSSMSLLVCMGMDGTAIRETFASRRGLMSPTCVADVKVAILELVAVCLEKQPGLTEALFNIVHPAECKRIFPRSVEEFFTEGCRQFLVKYLNRIYEKEDIVCDKLYNSTMALLRAMWYHRNEILVNFFRKREKFWTHLFAPLFRELVPGAKGYSHLLDIITLELFKSSVLEDDFSMNLRKLMDKSKDYWKKLALYILSDVHTNTEELNDYEKQDVTVIDSLYEINLESWYNFIVTLTDERIATNYPVNVLQAQLITQRSLESLLERVKQSHDISSRKVTMLLASLSLRCITSWKQMCVDDSRIFKSGLTQLMQEIAQAYRSYGKSLRQTLISLLLGCTQCVKSTLREDAVSLEYLLAHSCTIAASELEELKEAAIQFEKRKQQEPIERVVDEKGTISSVTKQKSVDERNAETLRGIRESLPATLAVCMVTQILRSYVERSSLSKHQRKLCCVQLRQMIPELMACIGIALQKYPYLRFSIAALNLLNLIIRLPYILHPISENDIAKLWLSLMPPADIGNSMLDSLYDDCPNGKWRCQDWWPLYTLGLEFLTGLVTRETPTLYIKSIIMFLNSHEYQLMVASTLLRHTADLLAADLVQSLVALIHIMATQPYVWNSIQPNVCETLIKCLYLAYDNTVNLLLRPRILKFIIDGISVESAEELESCDKRSPSGELKLLVNKLIVINTTCALSFVRFSPRLNTLVDTIYTQDFWYTPMAEMNFGPPQMSMSSGPQLTYGTIISSTQLFTQALHSRHQSASSSSVSFPVQSDKTDSAKKEWEHATPEDRRMHTSKDLRRIIRAASGSASRSSSNVGGEFLGYVSGLDVTVPLLSSPRLVRRPYDPLICENTILSRATALTSGRHVAKGGSAAPAGNSSPVVTKYQKFSDPWFESMDENNTRLALEINLVLILCQALEGVRSPRIALRDRQLIARETVTELGVFFDFLEHRGTPDNWPVEGSLINADAKSVRTIEQTIDSSQTVLPARLKQTNKESLEENIFTTGRFTTNISSVQFLPLMGKLLKAVVESLDLTQYR; this is encoded by the exons ATGGAAGTACCCACCGTAGAAATTTTACC TTACTGTAAGGAATTATGGGTTTTAATATCGGATACGGTGTGCCGGTGCGAAAAGCAACTTGTCGAAGATGAAATCAAGAAGGAAACAGAACTTCTCAAAGAAGGCCTCTTGTTTTTTAAGCCATATACGGATGCGTCCCTTCAAAATATTCCCAAAAATGATCCTTCTCCTCGAATGTATGAATTGATCAGTAAGCTTGCTCCTCTTCTG AATTTGGATGCCACCATTACGTGGGATCTAGTTTGTAATTTTATAAAGTATGAATATCGTAATTGTACAGAGACCTTTGCATCTCAACTCATAGATTTCACTTCAATGAAAGCATTGATTGATgatatttggaatttttattattctgaAAGAATGACCTTGATCAAGTGTCTTAAACTAATGGTTGAATATAAAGACAAAGAGCATCGATATCAGAAGGAATTTGCAAAGTTTTTCGATGATGTGTTATTTGGAACATTATTGGAATCCATTCGTAAACAAATAGAGATGCTAAAGACTATAAATCCACCTGTAAGATCACAACTCTGTACAGAAGAATACTTGCACCGGTTATACAATAGTAGTCTGATCGAAATGAGAGAATTACTTCATATATTAACAgttattattcatgatatacatATTGCAGATAGTGAATTCATGAAATTATATGAAAGTGTTGGG GGAGAACCAAGGCGATTAGCAAGTACAAAAAGTCATGAGGATAAAAAAGCAATTGCTAGAAAAATCAAAGACATACAGCATAGCCAGGCAGCATTGTTTCTAGTAGCATTAGATGTTAGGAAACA CGTTGATATGGAAGACTGGGTTAAGAATGTAAGAAAAACTATGCAAGAAACATTTGAGCACAAATGTGTTCGCGACAATTTTCCTCAAGATGGTCCATTATTTTTATCATGGATGTTGGCTAATTACGCTATAGATTCTGAAAATATCGATACCCTAAATCGATTTAAACCATTTGGTATCAAAGCGATACAACTCAATGTCTTCCAATATTTGCAAGACTTAATGAATAGTGAAATGATCTGTGAAAAAACTTATTACGCTGAAATTGTTCATAGTAGCGTATACAACCTTCTTACCTTAGTGTGCGCTTTCGTTGACGAAGATAAACTGAGCGCGTTAAACGGTATCTTCGATGCTGTTGCTGCTACAATTCAATTTCCCGAAACAGCAGTGCGATTTTGGGAGGAACGTGACGATGGCTTGTGGTTAATTTACAAATTTGCAGCTGAGCAGTTTCCATACGAATTTGAATCATTAACAAATATTGCGATTGGATTAGCAAATGCATCCGAAACGAGTGCCAAAAATATCGCTGCAGAACtggacaaccttcaatcactgaCGTTAGAGGTGCCGCGACAACGGGATCAGAATAAACCATTAAAGCCTTACGAACGAGAATGTACTATTCACAAAAATTCGTATACAATATCGGAAGATTGTTTCCGTGAAAATATACGTATTCTGTCTAGCGAACACGAAGTAGTAATATTCCGGCAGAAAGCTAGTTATTGGAATGCTTTACATCACAAGATGGAACAACTCTTTTCTCAAGCAGGTGGTGGGATTATGAACATCACTGAGATGAATAAGAACTTACCAGAAAACGTTTCGCAAGGTTTGAAACTGTTGAAAACACTGATTAAATATATTGGGATACCACAAAGTATGGTTATTCCAACTGaattaagttttgaaataatcaacagattttcctacCCAGTATTACCTGAAGAAAAATTGTACATATATAAGATTGTTGCTGTATGTATCAGTATTTCGTCCGAACTCGTATTTGAGTATCCTGAAGAAATACTTTCACGAATGCGTGCCGGAGTTTATCCAAGGTTCAATAACCGATATCAAAAATCATTAGATTTCGCGGAAGCAGTTTCCTTCGACGGTGGTATAATCGCATCCTGGCTATCAGCTATAGAAACGATAGCTCATTCTTATCCAATTTTAAACGCATATTTAGATATCTTGTCTAAGTACTTGATCAGGAAATACAATGAAGAAGCTttatatacggtagaaatacctggaatggtatttttattacaagGTGTTTTACCGAAATTGGATTCTTGGTATTTTGACTCAGACGCGGAAAGAATTGATTTATGGTTAAAAAGTATGTTTTGTCTTCATAGAGCGCTCGAATGTAGTCTACCAAAAGAAGATATACGCATCGAATTACAGCTTGTCGTTGCGTATAGTTTACTGTACTTGGAACCAAGACACGCGTTGCTCAAATTAATTCGTACCGGTGAACGTACATTACATAATAAAATGATGGCAGAAACAGACTGGATTCGCGGAAAAGGATTCAAGGCAATTAAGAGTGTACAATTAGCTTTGTCTGTGGTAAATAGGCTACTAATATTTAGAAAGTCACTAGGCCTAGGAGATAGATCACCCCTGGAAGCTGCTCTATACTCTTCTCCGCGTGTACCAAATGGTCTTCTAATAGTACCTACAATCGTAAACTATCTGTACGTTTGGTTTAGTCCACCTTTACAAGCGATGGCTGTCAGATTATTGAAAAAATTTGCTGAAGGATCTTCCATGTCTCTACTCGTTTGTATGGGTATGGATGGAACTGCTATACGAGAAACCTTTGCATCACGAAGGGGACTGATGTCGCCAACTTGCGTCGCAGACGTTAAAGTGGCCATTCTGGAACTGGTTGCAGTTTGCCTAGAGAAGCAACCTGGCTTGACGGAAGCCCTCTTCAACATTGTTCACCCAGCAGAATGCAAACGAATATTCCCTCGATCGGTTGAAGAATTCTTCACGGAAGGATGCAGACAGTTCTTGGTAAAATACTTGAACAGAATTTATGAAAAGGAGGACATTGTGTGTGATAAGTTATACAATAGTACAATGGCATTACTAAGAGCGATGTGGTATCATAGGAACGAGATCCTTGTCAATTTCTTTCGAAAACGTGAAAAGTTTTGGACTCATCTTTTTGCCCCACTTTTTCGAGAACTAGTGCCAGGTGCAAAAGGTTATTCTCATTTATTGGATATAATCACTTTAGAGTTGTTCAAGAGTTCTGTTCTAGAGGACGACTTTTCTATGAACCTACGAAAACTTATGGATAAATCAAAAGATTATTGGAAAAAGTTGGCGTTATACATACTTAGTGATGTACACACGAACACCGAAGAGTTGAATGATTACGAAAAGCAAGATGTCACTGTTATAGATTCACTGTATGAAATCAACTTAGAGTCTTGGTACAACTTTATCGTCACGTTAACGGATGAAAGAATCGCTACGAATTATCCTGTAAATGTCCTACAAGCGCAACTAATAACGCAGCGATCCTTGGAATCGCTGTTAGAACGAGTGAAACAATCCCATGATATCTCTAGTCGAAAAGTCACAATGTTACTAGCTTCTTTATCGCTTCGATGCATCACCTCGTGGAAACAAATGTGCGTTGACGACTctagaatcttcaaatctggatTAACGCAGTTAATGCAGGAAATCGCACAAGCTTATCGTAGCTATGGAAAGTCTTTACGCCAGACTTTGATCTCATTGCTTCTTGGTTGCACACAATGTGTAAAAAGCACACTACGCGAGGATGCTGTGAGTCTTGAGTATCTGTTAGCGCATTCTTGTACAATTgctgctagcgaattagaagaaCTGAAAGAAGCTGCTATACAGTTTGAGAAACGAAAACAACAAGAACCGATCGAACGAGTAGTAGACGAAAAGGGAACAATTAGTAGCGTGACTAAGCAAAAGAGTGTTGATGAAAGAAACGCAGAAACTCTTCGTGGAATTCGAGAGAGTTTACCAGCTACTTTGGCTGTATGTATGGTTACACAGATTTTACGTTCTTACGTAGAACGAAGTTCGCTTTCAAAACATCAGCGAAAACTCTGTTGCGTACAACTTCGACAAATGATACCTGAGCTAATGGCATGTATTGGTATCGCTTTACAAAAATATCCATATTTACGGTTCAGTATCGCTGCGCTTAACTTGCTCAATTTAATAATACGCTTGCCATACATTCTACATCCAATCAGTGAAAACGACATCGCAAAATTATGGTTGAGCTTAATGCCACCAGCAGACATTGGAAATAGTATGTTAGATTCATTGTATGATGATTGCCCGAACGGTAAATGGCGATGCCAGGATTGGTGGCCACTTTATACCCTTGGGCTCGAATTCTTAACAGGACTCGTTACCAGAGAAACACCTACCCTTTATATAAAATCCATTATAATGTTTCTAAACTCTCACGAATATCAGTTAATGGTGGCATCAACTTTGCTAAGGCACACCGCCGATCTCCTAGCTGCTGACTTGGTACAATCTCTTGTTGCTCTTATCCACATTATGGCAACACAACCGTACGTTTGGAACTCGATACAACCAAACGTTTGCGAGACATTAATAAAATGCTTGTACCTAGCATACGACAATACTGTCAACTTATTATTACGACCGCGAATTCTCAAGTTCATTATCGATGGTATCAGCGTGGAAAGTGCCGAAGAGCTGGAATCTTGCGACAAAAGATCCCCAAGTGGTGAATTGAAATTGTTAGTCAACAAGCTGATCGTAATAAACACCACTTGCGCTCTTAGTTTCGTTCGCTTCTCGCCAAGATTAAATACTCTCGTGGATACTATATATACACAGGATTTCTGGTATACGCCAATGGCGGAAATGAATTTTGGACCTCCTCAGATGAGCATGAGTTCTGGTCCACAGTTGACATACGGTACAATTATCAGTTCGACGCAATTATTCACGCAAGCACTTCATTCGCGACATCAGTCTGCGAGTTCTTCGTCCGTTTCTTTTCCTGTGCAATCCGACAAAACGGATTCCGCAAAAAAAGAGTGGGAGCACGCTACACCGGAAGATCGACGAATGCATACAAGCAAAGATTTGAGAAGAATCATTCGTGCCGCTTCCGGTTCGGCTTCTAGATCATCCTCTAATGTAGGAGGAGAATTTTTGGGGTATGTTAGTGGCCTCGACGTTACGGTTCCTTTACTGAGTAGTCCAAGACTTGTAAGACGTCCCTACGATCCTCTTATTTGCGAGAACACTATACTTTCGAGAGCAACAGCTCTGACAAGTGGCAGACACGTGGCGAAAGGAGGTAGCGCAGCACCTGCAGGAAATAGTAGTCCTGTTGTGACTAAATATCAGAAATTCAGCGATCCTTGGTTTGAATCTATGGACGAAAATAATACAAGATTAGCACTTGAGATTAATCTCGTGTTAATACTGTGTCAAGCTTTGGAAGGGGTGAGAAGTCCAAGAATCGCTCTTCGAGATCGTCAGCTAATAGCGCGCGAAACTGTCACGGAACTGGGAGTCTTTTTTGATTTTCTTGAACATCGAGGTACACCTGATAATTGGCCAGTCGAAGGATCATTGATTAATGCGGACGCCAAGAGCGTAAGAACAATCGAACAGACGATAGATTCGAGTCAAACTGTTCTACCCGCAAGACTTAAACAAACGAATAAAGAAAGCctagaagaaaatatttttactacTGGGAGGTTTACAACTAATATTAGTAGCGTACAATTTTTACCGTTAATGGGAAAATTACTGAAAGCAGTTGTAGAATCATTGGATTTAACTCAGTATCGATAA